A section of the Roseomonas marmotae genome encodes:
- the hemH gene encoding ferrochelatase encodes MSRVNRESERPAERNWSAPQRKEQRIGVLLVNLGTPDGTGYRAIRRYLSEFLSDRRVIESNPLWWQPLLQGVILTRRPFRTGAAYREIWNREEDESPLRTYTRAQSENLSTLWPEAETGVVVDWAMRYGRPSIAERMQALADRGCDRILVVPLYPQYSATTTATVNDAAFRALMRMRRQPAIRTVPSFPDHLAYIRAMAGQIRDSLSGLGWRPDLLIGSFHGLPRRYVEAGDPYPRECERSMAALRRELGLTEPDFRMTFQSRFGSEPWLEPYTDEYVTALAQQGVEGIAVVAPGFLSDCVETLEELGSQLREQFLKAGGKHFHLIPCLNDSAGITNLLDQILREELAGWLDGAAR; translated from the coding sequence CGCGTGAACCGCGAGAGCGAGCGGCCGGCGGAGAGGAACTGGTCCGCCCCGCAACGAAAGGAGCAGCGCATCGGCGTGCTGCTGGTGAATCTGGGCACGCCGGATGGCACGGGCTACCGGGCCATCCGCCGCTATCTCTCGGAATTCCTCTCGGACCGCCGGGTCATCGAGAGCAACCCGCTCTGGTGGCAGCCATTGCTGCAGGGCGTGATCCTGACCAGGCGCCCCTTCCGCACCGGCGCGGCCTATCGCGAGATCTGGAATCGCGAGGAGGATGAATCGCCGCTGCGCACCTATACGCGCGCCCAGTCGGAGAACCTCAGCACCCTCTGGCCCGAGGCGGAAACGGGCGTGGTGGTGGACTGGGCCATGCGCTACGGCCGCCCCTCCATCGCGGAGCGGATGCAGGCGCTGGCGGACCGTGGCTGCGACCGCATCCTGGTGGTGCCGCTCTATCCGCAATACAGCGCCACCACCACGGCCACGGTCAATGACGCCGCATTCCGCGCGCTGATGCGGATGCGCCGCCAGCCCGCGATCCGCACCGTGCCGAGCTTCCCGGACCACCTGGCCTATATCCGCGCCATGGCGGGGCAGATCCGCGACTCGCTCTCCGGCCTCGGCTGGCGGCCGGACCTGCTCATCGGCTCCTTCCACGGCCTGCCGCGCCGCTATGTGGAGGCCGGTGACCCCTATCCGCGTGAATGCGAGCGCAGCATGGCGGCCCTGCGGCGGGAACTCGGCCTGACCGAGCCGGACTTCCGCATGACCTTCCAGTCCCGCTTCGGCAGCGAACCATGGCTGGAGCCCTATACGGACGAATACGTGACCGCCCTGGCCCAGCAGGGCGTGGAAGGGATCGCCGTGGTGGCGCCAGGCTTCCTCTCCGACTGCGTGGAGACGCTGGAGGAACTGGGCAGCCAGCTGCGAGAGCAGTTCCTGAAGGCCGGGGGCAAGCACTTCCACCTCATCCCCTGTCTGAACGACAGCGCGGGGATAACGAATTTGCTGGACCAGATCCTCCGCGAGGAACTGGCCGGCTGGCTGGACGGCGCCGCGCGCTGA